Proteins encoded within one genomic window of Pantoea eucalypti:
- a CDS encoding LLM class flavin-dependent oxidoreductase, giving the protein MTTRQLRLGTILHGASGNMSAWRHPAAQADASISLDYAKKIARKAEQGKLDFLFVADGLFINEKSIPHFLNRFEPLTLLSALAGVTEHLGLVGTVSTSYSEPFTVARQFASLDHLSGGRAGWNVVTSPLEGSAKNFSRQKHPEHALRYRIADEYLQVVKGLWDSWEQDAFVRDKASGQFFDPAKLHTLDHHGDFFQVQGPLNIARTPQGRPIIFQAGASEDGKKLAARHADAIFTHQPTREEAQAFYQDVKQQLEANGRQPEDLHIFQGVSVIVGDDAEDVERQYQTTAALVSITDALNYLGRFFDHHDFSQYPLDQPFPDIGDIGQNSFRSTTDEIKRKAREHGHTLRQAALEAATPRPLFHGTPEEVADGLQQWFETQAADGFIINGGTPDTFERFVDRVVPILQARGLTRRDYPGSTLRDSFALKQPVNQFTSQ; this is encoded by the coding sequence ATGACCACAAGACAACTTCGGCTGGGCACTATTCTGCATGGCGCATCGGGAAACATGTCCGCCTGGCGCCATCCTGCGGCACAGGCTGATGCCAGCATCAGCCTGGATTACGCCAAAAAAATCGCCCGTAAAGCGGAGCAGGGCAAGCTCGACTTCCTGTTTGTCGCCGACGGATTATTTATTAATGAGAAATCGATACCACACTTTCTCAATCGCTTTGAACCGCTGACACTCCTGTCTGCCCTGGCGGGCGTTACGGAACATCTGGGACTGGTCGGCACCGTTTCCACGTCCTACAGCGAGCCGTTCACCGTGGCGCGTCAGTTTGCCAGCCTCGATCACCTCAGCGGCGGTCGCGCGGGGTGGAATGTGGTGACCTCGCCGCTGGAAGGTTCCGCAAAAAACTTTTCCCGCCAGAAACATCCTGAGCATGCGTTGCGTTACCGCATTGCCGATGAGTATCTGCAGGTGGTGAAAGGTTTATGGGATTCGTGGGAGCAGGATGCTTTTGTGCGCGACAAAGCGAGTGGGCAGTTCTTCGATCCGGCAAAGTTACATACGCTCGATCATCACGGTGACTTCTTCCAGGTGCAGGGGCCGCTGAACATTGCCCGCACGCCGCAGGGCCGTCCGATTATCTTCCAGGCCGGGGCCTCTGAGGACGGTAAAAAGCTGGCGGCGCGCCACGCTGACGCCATCTTTACCCATCAGCCGACCCGCGAAGAGGCGCAGGCGTTTTATCAGGATGTGAAGCAGCAACTGGAGGCGAATGGCCGTCAGCCAGAGGATCTGCACATCTTCCAGGGTGTCAGCGTGATTGTTGGCGATGATGCAGAGGATGTGGAGCGCCAGTATCAGACCACGGCGGCGCTGGTATCAATTACCGATGCGCTTAATTACCTGGGGCGTTTCTTCGACCATCACGACTTTTCACAATACCCGCTGGATCAGCCGTTCCCGGATATTGGCGACATAGGTCAGAACAGCTTCCGCAGCACCACCGACGAGATCAAACGCAAAGCCAGAGAGCACGGTCACACCTTGCGTCAGGCGGCGCTGGAAGCCGCCACGCCGCGCCCGCTGTTCCACGGTACACCGGAAGAGGTCGCCGATGGTCTTCAGCAGTGGTTTGAGACCCAGGCCGCTGACGGCTTCATCATCAATGGCGGTACGCCCGATACC
- a CDS encoding amidohydrolase, translated as MNHESQLIEWRRELHTWPELSGQEFATTARLRGWLAAAGIRILDYPLETGVVAEIGSGETVIALRADIDALPIHEASGVRFHSRHPGVMHACGHDLHSAVMLGAALQLNTLSDQLPGRVRILFQPAEEIARGARQFIEAGALDEVQAIFGMHNEPSLPIGTFATRSGAFYANTDKFIICVTGKGAHAAYPEQGVDSIVTASQIIQALQGLTSRSFSALDSLVLSITRIDGGKSWNVLPGGVEFGGTARTHDLRVRAELEQRVRVLVEHVAEANGAQATLSWHPGPPVLINDAHWANFSSEVAQQAGYRVQTADLHLLGEDFAFYLQQVPGAFVSIGSASDFGLHHASFTPDEALIAPAADYFARLARQALQHLNARCRESILN; from the coding sequence ATGAACCATGAGTCACAACTGATCGAATGGCGACGTGAACTGCATACCTGGCCAGAGCTGTCGGGTCAGGAGTTTGCGACCACGGCGCGACTGCGGGGATGGTTAGCCGCAGCGGGCATCAGGATTCTGGATTATCCCCTCGAGACGGGCGTGGTGGCGGAGATTGGCAGTGGAGAGACGGTGATTGCGCTGCGCGCGGATATCGATGCACTACCGATCCATGAGGCGAGTGGCGTGCGGTTTCATTCCCGTCATCCTGGCGTCATGCACGCCTGCGGTCACGACCTGCACAGCGCGGTGATGCTGGGCGCAGCGTTACAGCTCAATACGCTGTCCGATCAATTACCTGGCCGGGTACGTATTCTGTTTCAGCCCGCAGAGGAGATCGCGCGAGGAGCCAGACAGTTTATTGAGGCGGGTGCACTTGATGAGGTACAGGCCATTTTCGGCATGCACAATGAACCCTCGCTGCCCATTGGCACATTCGCTACCCGCAGCGGGGCGTTCTACGCCAATACGGATAAATTTATTATTTGCGTGACTGGCAAAGGCGCACACGCTGCGTATCCGGAACAGGGCGTCGACAGCATTGTCACCGCCAGCCAGATCATTCAGGCGTTACAGGGACTCACCAGCCGCAGCTTCAGTGCCCTGGACAGTCTGGTGCTGAGTATTACGCGTATCGACGGCGGTAAAAGCTGGAACGTGTTACCCGGCGGCGTTGAGTTTGGCGGCACGGCCCGAACCCATGATTTACGGGTGCGCGCGGAACTGGAGCAGCGGGTGCGGGTGCTGGTTGAACACGTTGCCGAAGCCAATGGCGCGCAGGCAACCCTGAGCTGGCATCCTGGCCCGCCGGTGCTGATCAATGACGCGCACTGGGCGAACTTCAGCAGTGAAGTGGCGCAGCAGGCGGGTTATCGGGTGCAGACGGCCGATCTGCATCTGCTGGGCGAAGATTTTGCCTTTTATCTGCAACAGGTGCCCGGTGCGTTTGTCAGCATTGGCAGCGCCAGTGATTTTGGTCTGCATCACGCCAGTTTTACCCCGGATGAGGCGCTGATTGCCCCCGCCGCCGACTACTTTGCCCGACTGGCCCGCCAGGCGCTGCAACATCTTAATGCGCGATGTCGGGAATCCATTCTGAACTGA
- a CDS encoding MsnO8 family LLM class oxidoreductase translates to MAYRLSLLDKAPVLQGETPTAALQRTLQLAQLAEEWGYHRFWLAEHHNTAQLASPSPEVLIAWIVAQTRHIRVGSGGVMLQHYSPYKVAENFNLLASLAPGRIDLGVGKAPGGLPLSTHALQQGVDAAKKGSFANQLQLLDSWLTHAQPHVDDEGLAATPLPSRPANRFLLGASEESARLAASLGWQFVFAAHLNGDRQLLERALSTFSRLSHGQRALVAVQVVVADSPAGADLLVSGLRHYHVAVKEGPGVNVASLEQAERYVRQGGYKDYKIEPRTPSLLKGTSAQVHAQLDALHHNFDIDEFVIDTPITEPVARLTSLELLATHHLVAA, encoded by the coding sequence ATGGCATATCGATTGAGTCTGTTAGATAAAGCACCCGTGCTGCAGGGCGAGACGCCCACCGCAGCGCTGCAGCGCACCCTGCAGCTGGCCCAGCTGGCAGAGGAGTGGGGATATCACCGTTTCTGGCTGGCAGAACATCACAACACCGCGCAGCTCGCCAGTCCTTCACCGGAAGTGTTAATTGCGTGGATCGTTGCCCAGACCCGTCATATTCGCGTCGGATCGGGCGGAGTGATGTTGCAGCATTACAGCCCCTATAAAGTGGCAGAAAACTTTAATCTGCTCGCCTCTCTGGCTCCCGGACGTATCGATCTCGGTGTAGGCAAAGCGCCAGGTGGATTACCGCTCTCCACCCATGCACTGCAACAGGGTGTCGATGCCGCTAAAAAAGGGAGCTTTGCTAATCAGCTTCAGCTGCTGGATAGCTGGCTCACGCACGCTCAACCTCATGTTGATGACGAAGGCTTAGCCGCCACGCCACTGCCGTCACGTCCGGCCAATCGTTTTCTGTTGGGTGCCAGTGAAGAGAGCGCCCGGCTCGCCGCCAGTCTGGGCTGGCAGTTTGTGTTTGCGGCCCACCTCAATGGCGATCGTCAGTTACTGGAGCGCGCGTTAAGTACTTTCTCCCGCCTGAGTCACGGTCAGCGCGCACTGGTGGCTGTACAGGTGGTGGTGGCCGATTCACCCGCCGGCGCAGACCTGCTGGTTTCCGGTCTCCGCCATTATCACGTCGCAGTGAAAGAGGGCCCAGGCGTCAATGTCGCCAGTCTTGAGCAGGCCGAACGCTATGTGCGTCAGGGCGGTTACAAGGATTACAAAATAGAGCCGCGCACACCGTCATTGCTAAAAGGCACATCAGCGCAGGTTCATGCTCAACTGGATGCACTGCATCATAACTTTGATATTGATGAGTTCGTGATCGACACGCCGATTACCGAGCCGGTTGCCCGCCTGACGTCACTTGAACTGCTGGCTACGCATCATCTGGTCGCAGCCTGA
- a CDS encoding GntR family transcriptional regulator → MADGITEKQKEVVNYILNKIKDDGLQPGEKLDTEISIAKNIGITRATVREATRILVEQQRIYRVKGSGIFVGSAEISSQAHRYHVLSPFDYQAQRNGHKGVRKIISVSIVRVPSADMAQALRIKSSDQIYKILRLMCFDDIPVALEHIHLPVNLFNSMEFSKLEISKYAYIEEVTGKKVQLRDQHLTAVNLADTQSLTLLNLAEGDAVIQLNETVYLDDGIPCEVNVAIINTRYFPLKQNSQRP, encoded by the coding sequence ATGGCTGATGGCATTACTGAAAAGCAAAAAGAGGTGGTTAATTACATCCTCAATAAAATTAAGGATGATGGCCTTCAACCCGGAGAAAAGCTGGATACCGAAATATCAATTGCCAAAAATATCGGCATTACACGCGCAACAGTGCGTGAGGCGACACGTATTCTGGTAGAACAGCAGAGAATATATCGGGTAAAAGGATCGGGTATTTTTGTGGGTTCCGCGGAGATAAGTAGCCAGGCTCACCGATATCATGTGCTTTCACCTTTTGATTATCAGGCTCAGAGAAATGGCCATAAAGGTGTCAGAAAAATCATCTCTGTCAGTATCGTCAGGGTTCCTTCAGCGGACATGGCCCAGGCACTGCGTATCAAGAGCAGCGATCAGATTTATAAAATTTTACGTCTGATGTGTTTTGACGATATTCCGGTGGCACTGGAACATATCCACCTGCCAGTAAACCTGTTCAACAGCATGGAATTCAGCAAGCTGGAAATCTCCAAATATGCCTATATTGAAGAGGTGACAGGTAAAAAAGTTCAGCTCAGAGACCAGCATTTAACAGCCGTCAATCTTGCGGATACACAATCACTTACGTTACTTAATTTAGCGGAAGGCGATGCGGTCATTCAGCTTAATGAAACGGTCTATCTCGACGACGGCATTCCCTGTGAAGTCAATGTGGCGATTATCAATACCCGGTATTTTCCTCTGAAACAAAACTCGCAGCGACCTTAA
- a CDS encoding PTS sugar transporter subunit IIA, protein MSHLAKWLNNEKIQYVESVADWQEALVIAGRPLLSEGAISQDYIDAIIQQKEEIGPFFVIAPQIAMPHARPEQGAHKLGLSIVLLGTAVKFDSEENDPVKAIFMFAAPDSNSHIEMISELAEVLSDEAIMAQLFRVTSKEALITILSGV, encoded by the coding sequence ATGTCACACCTGGCTAAGTGGTTAAACAACGAGAAAATCCAGTACGTCGAAAGCGTTGCTGACTGGCAGGAAGCACTCGTCATTGCGGGGCGTCCTCTGCTCAGTGAGGGCGCAATCTCGCAGGATTACATTGATGCGATCATTCAGCAAAAAGAGGAGATCGGGCCCTTTTTCGTCATCGCTCCGCAGATTGCAATGCCTCACGCCCGTCCGGAACAGGGCGCGCACAAACTAGGGTTGTCGATTGTGCTGCTGGGCACAGCCGTGAAATTTGACTCAGAAGAGAACGATCCGGTAAAGGCCATTTTTATGTTTGCCGCGCCGGACAGCAATAGCCATATCGAAATGATTTCTGAGCTTGCAGAAGTTCTGTCTGATGAAGCGATCATGGCCCAACTCTTCAGGGTGACCAGTAAAGAAGCGCTGATAACGATTTTATCGGGCGTCTGA
- a CDS encoding PTS sugar transporter subunit IIB yields MKIMAVCGSGLGSSFMMEMNIKKVLKTIGVEAEVEHSDLGSVTPDVADVFVMAKDIAYSANLPEQKVIIINNIIDLKEVEQKIREYFEKN; encoded by the coding sequence ATGAAAATTATGGCGGTTTGTGGTTCAGGTCTGGGCAGCAGCTTCATGATGGAAATGAACATTAAGAAGGTGCTTAAAACTATTGGTGTTGAAGCGGAAGTTGAACATTCTGATCTCGGCTCTGTTACGCCCGATGTGGCGGATGTTTTTGTGATGGCAAAAGATATTGCCTACAGCGCCAACCTTCCTGAACAGAAGGTTATCATCATTAACAACATTATTGACCTGAAAGAAGTGGAACAAAAAATACGCGAGTATTTTGAGAAAAACTGA
- a CDS encoding PTS ascorbate transporter subunit IIC, which produces MFTQNLLQFVVDVLKVPSILVGLVACFGLIAQKKPFPDVIKGTVKTILGFLVLAGGATVLVGSLTPLGDIFKHAFDVQGIIPNNEAMVSIALAKYGAPTTMIMAFGMVANIVVARFTRLKYIYLSGHVTFYMACMIAIILSVAGFEGVQLIYTGSLLLGILMATFPAIAQPYMRKIIGGDHVALAHTGSIGYVLSGWIGSLVGKGSKSTEEMNMPKNLSFLRDSTISISLTMMIIYLILSVSAGKEYVEANFSHGQNYLVYSFIQAITFAAGVFIILQGVRLILAEIVPAFTGFSEKLVPEARPALDCPIVFPYAPNAVLVGFISSFVGGLVGLFVLGQLHWVLILPGVVPHFFCGATAGVFGNATGGKRGAICGAFAHGLLITFLPVALLPVLGQIGLTNTTFSDTDFGVTGILLGNMAHFMDKGTITMIITGIFGLLVIYNFMAKKKAPAETNAG; this is translated from the coding sequence ATGTTTACTCAAAATCTTTTGCAGTTCGTCGTCGACGTGCTGAAAGTGCCCTCAATATTAGTCGGACTGGTGGCATGTTTCGGACTGATTGCGCAGAAGAAGCCGTTTCCTGACGTTATTAAGGGCACGGTTAAAACCATTCTGGGCTTCCTGGTGCTGGCAGGCGGAGCGACCGTTCTGGTTGGTTCCCTGACACCACTTGGCGACATTTTTAAACATGCATTTGATGTTCAGGGCATCATTCCTAATAACGAAGCAATGGTCTCTATCGCACTGGCAAAATATGGTGCGCCAACCACGATGATCATGGCCTTCGGTATGGTCGCTAACATCGTTGTTGCCCGATTTACCCGACTTAAATATATCTACCTTTCCGGCCATGTGACGTTCTATATGGCCTGTATGATCGCGATTATTTTATCAGTTGCCGGTTTTGAAGGTGTGCAGCTTATTTACACCGGCTCACTGCTTCTGGGTATTCTGATGGCCACCTTCCCGGCAATTGCACAGCCTTATATGCGTAAGATCATCGGGGGCGACCATGTCGCGCTGGCGCATACCGGGAGCATTGGCTATGTCTTATCTGGCTGGATCGGCTCTTTAGTGGGTAAAGGTTCTAAATCCACCGAAGAGATGAACATGCCAAAAAACCTCAGTTTTTTGCGCGACAGCACGATCTCCATCTCGCTAACGATGATGATTATTTACTTAATCCTGTCGGTGTCAGCAGGTAAAGAGTATGTAGAGGCCAACTTCAGTCATGGTCAGAACTACCTGGTTTACTCGTTTATTCAGGCCATAACTTTTGCGGCGGGCGTCTTTATTATTCTGCAGGGTGTGCGCTTAATCCTGGCTGAGATCGTTCCGGCCTTTACCGGCTTTTCAGAAAAACTGGTACCGGAGGCAAGACCCGCGCTGGATTGCCCGATTGTTTTCCCTTATGCCCCGAATGCGGTGCTGGTCGGCTTTATCTCCAGCTTTGTTGGTGGCCTGGTTGGGCTGTTTGTCCTCGGTCAACTGCATTGGGTATTAATTCTGCCGGGTGTTGTGCCCCACTTCTTCTGTGGCGCTACGGCGGGCGTATTTGGTAATGCCACCGGTGGCAAACGCGGGGCGATTTGCGGTGCCTTTGCACATGGCCTGCTGATTACCTTCCTGCCTGTCGCCCTGCTACCGGTGCTGGGACAGATTGGCCTGACCAATACGACCTTCTCGGATACCGACTTCGGCGTGACCGGCATTCTGCTTGGCAATATGGCTCACTTTATGGACAAGGGAACCATCACCATGATCATCACCGGTATTTTTGGCTTGTTAGTGATTTATAACTTCATGGCCAAAAAGAAGGCACCTGCTGAAACGAATGCAGGGTAA
- a CDS encoding pyridoxal phosphate-dependent decarboxylase family protein encodes MLLRSSTQAALDLAPASNASGAETAIFNDQQLAAWSQQTQEVLTLMTRTVTGVEKPFSGILPHELAAEFSEVDLDHPLGNNEDALTELSQLYLRDAVWFHHPKYLAHLNCPVVLPSLMAEQIMAAVNSSVDTWDQSAGGTLIEQKVIDWTLGRIGLPAGSDGIFTSGGTQSNLMAMLLARDSWCAAHHPGHLIKHRGLPETASKWRVFTSKLSHFSIQKSMAILGLGYDAVIAVDHDDHYRMDAGCLAQEIARCRSEGLIPIAVVATSGTTDFGSIDPLPEIARLCDDYGLWMHVDAAYGCGLLVSENHRSRLNGIERADSVTVDYHKSFFQTVSCGAFFVRDSQNLKHVTHHADYLNPLSAQQEGTPNLVNKSIQTTRRFDALKMWLTLRVMGPAALGDAFDTLIDLTQAAHQLLTAHPAIEVLHAPELTTQIFRYIPGKHASDAQIDEINAAIRKALFRSGNAVIAGTKVDGRQYLKFTLLNPTTTIADLEDVLSLIAHYGREQVRASALSAANQGAI; translated from the coding sequence ATGCTTTTACGCTCATCCACACAGGCGGCTCTGGATCTCGCGCCAGCCTCCAACGCCAGCGGTGCCGAAACGGCCATTTTTAACGATCAGCAACTGGCGGCCTGGTCGCAGCAGACTCAGGAAGTGCTAACGCTGATGACGCGCACCGTTACCGGCGTAGAGAAGCCCTTCAGCGGCATTCTTCCCCACGAACTGGCGGCGGAGTTCAGCGAGGTCGATCTCGATCACCCACTCGGCAACAACGAGGATGCACTGACCGAGCTGAGCCAGCTCTATCTTCGTGACGCCGTCTGGTTTCACCATCCTAAATACCTGGCGCACCTGAACTGCCCGGTGGTGCTGCCCTCGCTGATGGCAGAGCAGATTATGGCGGCAGTCAACAGCTCGGTCGATACCTGGGATCAGAGCGCAGGTGGCACCCTGATTGAGCAGAAGGTGATCGACTGGACGCTTGGCCGTATTGGTCTGCCAGCCGGTTCGGATGGGATCTTCACCAGCGGCGGTACCCAATCCAACCTGATGGCAATGCTGCTGGCGCGTGACAGCTGGTGTGCCGCACATCATCCGGGACATTTGATTAAGCATCGTGGCCTGCCTGAAACTGCCTCGAAATGGCGGGTGTTTACCTCGAAACTCAGTCACTTCAGCATTCAGAAATCGATGGCGATTCTGGGACTGGGCTATGACGCGGTTATCGCCGTCGATCACGATGACCATTACCGCATGGACGCGGGATGTCTGGCACAGGAGATCGCGCGTTGCCGCAGTGAAGGGCTGATCCCGATTGCGGTGGTCGCCACCAGCGGCACCACAGACTTTGGCAGCATCGATCCACTGCCGGAAATCGCCCGTCTCTGTGACGATTACGGTTTATGGATGCACGTTGACGCCGCGTATGGCTGTGGCCTGCTGGTCTCTGAAAATCATCGTTCCCGCCTGAATGGCATTGAGCGCGCGGACTCCGTGACCGTTGATTATCACAAATCGTTCTTCCAGACCGTCAGCTGTGGCGCCTTCTTTGTGCGGGACAGCCAGAATCTGAAGCATGTCACGCACCATGCGGACTACCTCAATCCGCTCAGCGCCCAGCAGGAAGGCACGCCGAATCTGGTCAACAAAAGCATTCAGACCACCCGCCGTTTTGATGCGCTGAAAATGTGGCTGACACTGCGCGTCATGGGCCCGGCGGCGCTGGGTGATGCCTTCGATACCCTGATCGATCTGACACAGGCTGCGCACCAGCTATTAACGGCGCATCCGGCCATTGAAGTGCTGCACGCGCCTGAGCTGACTACCCAGATTTTCCGCTACATTCCCGGCAAACATGCCAGTGACGCGCAGATCGACGAGATCAACGCCGCCATCCGTAAAGCGCTATTCCGTTCCGGTAATGCGGTGATTGCCGGAACCAAAGTGGATGGACGTCAGTATCTGAAATTCACCCTGTTAAATCCCACTACCACCATTGCCGACCTCGAAGATGTGTTGAGCCTGATTGCGCATTACGGCCGCGAACAGGTTCGTGCCTCTGCGCTGAGCGCGGCTAATCAGGGAGCGATCTGA
- a CDS encoding lysine N(6)-hydroxylase/L-ornithine N(5)-oxygenase family protein, producing the protein MNNPVYDFIGIGIGPFNLSLACLSEPVEGLNGIFLDENPGFDWHTGMMLENAHLQTPFMADLVTLADPTSPYSLLNYMKEKGKLYSFYIREDFFLMRKEYNQYCQWASSRLSNLRWNSHVEYVSYDEAAGIYHLQVTDTRSGEKQRYQARHLVLGTGPKAWMPACSQPHRQRLTHSSHYLANKAELQQKRSITVLGSGQSAAEIYYDLLTDIDRFGYQLNWITRAPRFYPLEYTKLTLEMTSPEWVDYFHALPASTRDELNARHKNLYKGINSSLINDIYDLMYVKQLDGDLNVNLFTHSALTAMRWLPQGEFELTLHQEEQDCTFTRRTEGLVMATGYHYQPPMFLEGIHARLRWDDKGRYDVQRNYSIDHHNQIFVQNAELHTHGFVTPDLGMACYRNSVLLRELTGREVYPIERQIAFQTFPAKSEH; encoded by the coding sequence ATGAATAATCCTGTTTACGATTTTATTGGCATCGGCATTGGCCCTTTCAACCTGAGCCTGGCCTGTCTGAGTGAGCCGGTTGAGGGATTAAACGGTATTTTCCTGGATGAGAATCCCGGCTTTGACTGGCACACCGGCATGATGCTGGAAAACGCCCATCTGCAGACGCCGTTTATGGCCGACCTGGTGACACTTGCCGATCCGACCAGCCCGTACAGCCTGCTTAACTACATGAAGGAGAAAGGAAAACTATACTCTTTTTATATCCGTGAAGACTTCTTCCTGATGCGCAAAGAGTATAACCAGTACTGTCAGTGGGCCAGCTCGCGTCTGTCTAATCTGCGCTGGAACAGCCATGTGGAGTATGTCAGCTACGATGAAGCGGCCGGCATTTATCACCTCCAGGTGACCGACACCCGAAGCGGAGAGAAACAGCGCTATCAGGCGCGTCATCTGGTGCTCGGCACCGGGCCAAAAGCCTGGATGCCGGCGTGCAGCCAGCCGCACCGCCAGCGCCTGACCCACTCCAGCCATTATCTCGCCAATAAAGCGGAGTTGCAGCAGAAGCGTTCAATTACCGTGCTGGGTAGCGGCCAGAGCGCAGCGGAAATCTACTACGATCTGCTGACCGATATCGACCGCTTTGGCTATCAGCTCAACTGGATCACCCGCGCGCCGCGCTTCTATCCGCTGGAGTACACCAAGCTGACGCTGGAGATGACCTCGCCGGAGTGGGTGGACTATTTCCACGCCCTGCCCGCCAGCACACGTGACGAGCTGAATGCCCGTCACAAGAATCTCTACAAGGGAATTAACAGCAGCTTAATCAATGACATTTACGACCTGATGTATGTGAAGCAGCTCGACGGCGATCTCAACGTCAATCTCTTTACTCACTCGGCGCTGACCGCGATGCGCTGGCTGCCACAGGGCGAATTCGAACTGACGCTGCATCAGGAAGAGCAGGATTGCACCTTCACCCGTCGCACCGAAGGACTGGTGATGGCGACCGGTTATCACTACCAGCCACCGATGTTTTTAGAGGGTATCCACGCCCGCCTGCGCTGGGATGACAAAGGCCGCTATGACGTTCAGCGCAACTACAGCATCGATCATCACAATCAGATCTTCGTGCAGAACGCCGAACTGCATACCCACGGTTTTGTCACGCCGGATCTCGGCATGGCCTGCTACCGCAACTCAGTCCTGCTGCGTGAACTGACCGGACGCGAGGTGTATCCCATCGAGCGTCAGATCGCCTTCCAGACTTTCCCGGCTAAATCGGAGCACTGA